A region from the Benincasa hispida cultivar B227 chromosome 10, ASM972705v1, whole genome shotgun sequence genome encodes:
- the LOC120089201 gene encoding arabinogalactan protein 13-like: MEAIKLKLFLVLLLMAFAGTIAQSATPSEAPAPAPASDASLFYPTFFASLSALLFAFFL, translated from the coding sequence ATGGAGGCAATCAAGTTGAAGCTCTTCCTGGTGCTGCTGCTGATGGCCTTCGCTGGCACCATTGCTCAATCTGCTACTCCATCTGAGGCTCCTGCTCCTGCTCCTGCCTCTGATGCTTCTCTCTTTTACCCCACTTTCTTTGCTTCTCTTTCTGCTCTTCTTTTTGCCTTCTTCCTTTAA